One stretch of Flavobacterium sp. 9 DNA includes these proteins:
- a CDS encoding cytochrome P460 family protein, with amino-acid sequence MKKGLKIFAILLVALIALQFWKPEEIEYSTPTKDLTNVPAEVNTILRNSCFDCHSNTVNLAWFDKITPANFIVASHITDGRKALNFSDWDKLEKPKQSATLFYAFNKILSGEMPLKSYTALHPSAKLDDRSIAVLKNYLTTIAARKPSQEIAPVAAPKDVEKVLPNKKITDYTKVKPTLNNISYIPDFRNWKAISTSDRFDNGSMRIIYGNEIAVRAIAEHQTNPWPDGAIFAKTAWKQKTEADGTISAGAFIQVEFMIKDSKKYEATKGWGWARWKGNDLKPYGDNANFDQECISCHNPVKNNDYVFTTPLHLDVNKFNIYNKTK; translated from the coding sequence ATGAAAAAAGGACTTAAAATCTTCGCAATTTTACTGGTTGCACTTATTGCTTTACAATTTTGGAAACCCGAAGAAATTGAATATAGTACACCAACAAAGGACTTAACTAACGTTCCTGCAGAGGTAAATACTATTTTAAGAAACTCTTGTTTTGACTGTCATTCTAATACTGTAAATCTTGCCTGGTTTGACAAAATAACACCTGCAAATTTTATAGTCGCTTCTCATATTACAGATGGCCGGAAAGCGCTGAATTTTTCTGATTGGGATAAATTAGAAAAGCCAAAGCAAAGTGCAACACTTTTTTACGCTTTCAACAAAATACTATCAGGCGAAATGCCGCTTAAAAGTTATACAGCCCTTCATCCTTCAGCCAAATTAGATGATCGCTCTATCGCTGTTTTAAAGAATTATTTAACAACAATAGCTGCCCGAAAACCAAGTCAGGAAATAGCGCCTGTTGCTGCTCCAAAAGATGTTGAAAAAGTGCTTCCAAACAAAAAAATAACAGATTACACTAAAGTTAAACCTACCCTAAATAATATTTCATATATCCCCGATTTTAGAAACTGGAAAGCCATTAGTACATCAGATCGTTTTGACAACGGCAGTATGCGTATTATTTATGGAAACGAAATCGCCGTAAGAGCTATTGCAGAACATCAAACTAATCCTTGGCCCGATGGTGCTATTTTTGCCAAAACTGCCTGGAAACAAAAAACAGAAGCCGATGGAACCATATCTGCGGGAGCATTCATTCAGGTTGAATTTATGATAAAAGATTCAAAAAAATATGAAGCTACAAAAGGATGGGGATGGGCAAGATGGAAAGGAAATGACTTAAAACCATACGGTGATAATGCCAACTTTGATCAGGAATGTATTTCCTGCCATAATCCGGTCAAAAACAATGATTACGTTTTTACTACTCCGTTGCATCTTGATGTCAATAAATTTAATATTTACAATAAAACCAAATAA
- a CDS encoding cytochrome P460 family protein codes for MKPFHTIIIALIIILSGCNGNNKDNLNEKASVSALDALPENPLLLSPITFSINPNKAAMSTLYGNKIAFQHARAKADSSYPNGAVLYEVTWKQKTDSLWYGANIPDQIISVEKVQFKANAVPKYELYAGHPLKKVSSNDERNRIASILSKHMAETP; via the coding sequence ATGAAACCATTTCACACTATCATAATTGCGCTTATTATTATACTTTCTGGATGTAACGGAAATAATAAGGATAATCTTAATGAAAAAGCTTCTGTATCAGCATTAGATGCGCTACCGGAAAATCCTTTATTATTATCCCCTATTACATTTTCAATTAATCCGAATAAAGCAGCTATGTCAACTTTATACGGAAATAAAATTGCTTTTCAGCATGCAAGAGCAAAAGCAGACAGTTCTTATCCTAATGGAGCTGTTTTATATGAAGTTACCTGGAAACAAAAAACAGATTCTCTATGGTATGGCGCTAACATTCCTGATCAGATTATTAGTGTCGAGAAAGTACAATTTAAAGCAAATGCTGTTCCTAAATATGAATTGTATGCAGGACACCCTTTAAAAAAAGTTTCTTCTAATGATGAAAGAAACAGAATAGCCTCGATTTTATCTAAACATATGGCAGAGACTCCATAA
- a CDS encoding outer membrane beta-barrel family protein produces the protein MRQTILVLCCFLFLSNTLQAQKSGTIKGYVTDTINKSTLAKASVSLLRAKDSVLVKFTRAKENGSFELNNIKAGKFILLVSYPKYADFVDQFAIDSTKLIKDYGKINLADKGRLLSEIIIKGNRAAMKIKGDTLEFDPKAFKIEPNAKVEDLIKQFPGIQIDKDGKITAQGETVTKVLVDGEEFFGDDPTLVTKNLRADMVDKVQLYDKKSDQAAFTGIDDGQKTKTLNVKLKEDKKNGHFGKVELGGGTDNFYKGQAMFNKFWDKKKLAAYGILGNTGQVGLGWGDKDKYGQSSYQVSDDGGINFSNNGNDEFESWDGQFNGEGIPVVQTGGIHFDNKWNNDKESINANYKIGDIKLSGNRNDINQQNLSSSSIYNTSDKSFEKNMTKNKLDLTYEIKIDTTLTLKLNIDGLFKKSNSNEAEMRKGTDEQGNQLNNLKQTTTNDVDDKTFNINTLLTKRLKKTGRTLSLNLSQSSTNSKSDGYLNSRAEFFTPSVISPDSTKVVDQNKVNNITNTAFKSNLIYTEPLSKSLSLILNYGFNISNGKSDRKSFNQSTDGNYNVLDSVFSNNYELDQTINQLGAIFNYKKNKTVFSFGSKFSGVNLKQYNVYTDENFTRKFVNYMPQINYQYNFKQREVLRFSYNGNTDQPTLEQIQPIRNNQNQLNTILGNPDLDPSFRNNFKGSYYSYKVLSNQYFSVNATYNFTLNPIISNVVTNDRGESISQFVNLKDKATTSYFLNTNFGKTIKAIDVNAGIGLSANKNVNYNYINTKLNQTKNSSYSFNLNLSKYKEKKYNFYASFGPTYNVANASINENSDSDGWGFNGNFWSSIELPFKLEISTDGNYQYNGKTQVIQESFERFIWNASVTKKFLKSDNLKVSITGRDLLNQNVGFNRSAFNGNINQSTYTTIQRYFMFSVSWDFSKMGGGEIKQN, from the coding sequence ATGAGACAAACAATTCTAGTATTATGTTGCTTTCTTTTTTTATCAAATACTTTACAGGCACAAAAATCAGGTACAATTAAAGGATATGTAACAGATACCATAAACAAATCTACTTTAGCCAAAGCATCAGTCTCTTTGTTAAGAGCAAAAGATTCTGTTTTAGTAAAATTTACACGAGCTAAAGAAAATGGTTCTTTTGAGTTGAATAATATTAAAGCCGGTAAATTCATTTTACTGGTTTCTTATCCCAAATATGCTGATTTTGTAGATCAATTTGCTATTGATTCCACAAAGTTAATCAAAGATTATGGTAAAATTAATTTGGCTGATAAAGGAAGATTACTATCCGAAATAATTATAAAAGGCAATAGAGCCGCCATGAAAATCAAAGGAGATACGTTAGAATTTGATCCAAAAGCATTTAAAATAGAACCTAATGCAAAAGTGGAAGATCTAATAAAGCAATTCCCAGGAATACAAATTGATAAGGATGGAAAAATTACTGCTCAAGGCGAAACCGTAACCAAGGTTTTGGTTGATGGTGAAGAATTTTTTGGCGATGATCCCACTTTAGTTACAAAAAATCTACGTGCGGATATGGTCGATAAAGTACAATTGTATGACAAAAAAAGCGATCAAGCGGCTTTTACAGGGATTGATGATGGTCAGAAAACCAAAACTCTAAATGTTAAACTTAAAGAAGACAAAAAAAATGGTCATTTCGGGAAAGTAGAACTCGGTGGAGGAACTGATAATTTTTACAAAGGTCAAGCCATGTTTAATAAGTTTTGGGATAAGAAAAAATTAGCAGCTTATGGCATTTTAGGCAACACAGGACAAGTAGGATTAGGATGGGGAGATAAAGATAAATATGGACAAAGCAGTTATCAAGTAAGTGATGACGGCGGTATTAATTTTTCAAACAATGGAAATGATGAGTTTGAAAGTTGGGATGGACAATTTAATGGTGAAGGAATTCCAGTAGTTCAAACTGGAGGAATACATTTTGACAATAAATGGAACAACGATAAAGAATCTATCAATGCAAATTACAAAATTGGCGATATCAAACTTTCGGGAAATCGCAATGATATTAACCAGCAAAATTTAAGTTCCAGCAGTATTTATAATACTTCAGACAAGAGTTTTGAGAAAAACATGACTAAAAATAAACTTGATCTGACTTATGAAATTAAAATTGATACTACTTTAACTTTAAAATTAAATATAGATGGATTATTTAAAAAGAGTAATTCAAATGAAGCAGAAATGCGAAAAGGTACTGACGAACAAGGTAACCAATTGAATAATTTGAAACAGACAACTACAAACGATGTTGATGACAAAACATTTAATATAAATACTTTATTAACCAAAAGACTTAAAAAAACGGGCCGAACATTATCTCTTAATTTAAGCCAATCAAGTACAAATAGCAAAAGTGATGGTTATTTAAATTCCAGAGCTGAATTTTTTACACCATCCGTAATTAGTCCGGATAGCACCAAGGTCGTCGATCAAAATAAAGTCAATAATATTACCAATACAGCTTTTAAATCGAATTTAATCTATACCGAACCGTTGTCCAAAAGTTTATCTTTAATTCTTAATTACGGATTCAATATAAGTAACGGAAAATCTGATCGTAAATCTTTTAATCAATCCACGGATGGAAATTATAATGTTCTCGATTCAGTCTTTAGTAATAATTATGAATTAGACCAAACGATAAATCAACTTGGAGCAATTTTTAATTACAAAAAAAATAAAACTGTTTTTTCTTTTGGTTCTAAATTTAGCGGCGTAAACCTTAAACAGTACAATGTTTATACAGATGAAAATTTTACGCGAAAATTTGTCAACTACATGCCTCAGATAAACTATCAATATAATTTTAAACAAAGAGAAGTGCTGCGTTTTTCGTATAACGGAAACACCGATCAGCCAACATTAGAACAAATACAACCGATACGAAACAATCAAAACCAATTAAATACGATTTTGGGTAATCCAGACTTAGATCCTTCTTTTAGAAATAATTTTAAAGGAAGTTATTATTCGTATAAAGTACTTAGTAATCAATATTTTTCGGTTAATGCTACGTACAATTTTACGCTAAATCCAATAATAAGTAATGTGGTTACAAATGATAGAGGAGAAAGTATTTCTCAATTTGTAAACCTAAAAGACAAAGCTACAACAAGTTATTTTTTGAATACTAATTTTGGCAAAACAATCAAAGCTATAGACGTGAACGCAGGAATTGGTTTAAGCGCCAACAAAAATGTAAACTATAATTACATCAATACAAAACTGAATCAAACTAAAAATTCAAGCTATTCCTTTAATTTAAACTTATCAAAATATAAAGAAAAAAAATATAATTTTTATGCTAGCTTCGGACCTACTTATAACGTTGCTAATGCAAGCATCAACGAAAATAGTGATAGCGATGGCTGGGGTTTTAATGGAAATTTCTGGAGCAGTATAGAATTACCTTTCAAACTAGAAATTAGCACAGATGGTAATTATCAATATAATGGAAAAACGCAAGTGATTCAGGAATCTTTTGAACGTTTTATTTGGAATGCATCTGTCACCAAAAAATTTTTAAAATCAGATAATTTAAAAGTTTCTATAACGGGAAGAGATCTTTTGAACCAAAATGTAGGATTTAATCGTTCTGCATTCAATGGAAACATCAACCAAAGTACCTATACCACTATTCAAAGATACTTTATGTTCTCTGTAAGCTGGGATTTCAGCAAAATGGGCGGAGGAGAAATTAAACAAAACTAA
- a CDS encoding GLPGLI family protein, with product MKTIINHYLILIIVLTSCNTFAQNDHFVQNGVIEFEKKSNMYALITKKIKGETDSYYQAAFESYKKNNSQFKTTKSILSFSKNKSLYKWDETNQSASNSWIADDAMANLKNVIATDLDTKTSITQKNVYDDLYLVKDSLRKIDWKITDETREIAGYECRRANAIVLDSVYVVAYYTIQIPFSGGPESFTGLPGTILGLALPHENMTWFATKVTEIPVTEKDLAPPVKGKPTNNEELNKTLLEALKNWGKWARKTLQAYSL from the coding sequence ATGAAAACAATAATAAATCACTACTTAATTTTAATAATTGTATTGACAAGCTGTAATACTTTTGCGCAAAATGACCACTTTGTACAAAATGGCGTAATCGAATTTGAGAAAAAATCAAATATGTATGCTTTGATTACAAAAAAAATAAAAGGGGAAACTGATAGTTATTATCAGGCTGCTTTTGAAAGTTATAAAAAAAACAATTCACAATTTAAAACTACAAAAAGCATTCTCAGTTTTTCAAAAAATAAGAGTTTATACAAATGGGATGAAACAAATCAATCAGCAAGCAACAGTTGGATTGCTGACGATGCAATGGCTAATTTAAAAAATGTTATCGCCACAGATCTTGATACGAAAACCAGCATTACCCAAAAAAATGTTTATGACGATTTATACTTAGTTAAAGACAGTTTGCGCAAAATTGACTGGAAAATTACCGATGAAACAAGAGAGATTGCAGGTTATGAATGTCGCAGAGCAAATGCTATAGTTCTCGATTCTGTTTATGTTGTTGCTTATTACACTATTCAAATTCCATTCTCAGGCGGCCCTGAATCTTTTACAGGATTACCCGGAACAATTTTAGGATTGGCCCTGCCTCATGAAAATATGACATGGTTTGCCACAAAAGTTACTGAAATTCCAGTAACCGAAAAAGATTTAGCTCCTCCGGTAAAAGGTAAACCTACTAACAATGAAGAACTAAACAAAACACTTTTGGAAGCTTTAAAAAATTGGGGGAAATGGGCAAGAAAGACATTACAAGCCTACTCCTTGTAA
- a CDS encoding serine hydrolase, which yields MTIKYVIPFLIFALIGCKSKQQNNKQNIENTITKNALQLLEDKRFHSVSVAVFKDGKSTIKHFGELSIGKGNKPNDSTLYELASVTKTFTGYVAAKAVLDKKINLDDDIRIYLDEPYPNLEFKGEPIRIKHLLTHTSGFPNFPIKSENKTAFFEGLKLIKIETIPGETYSYSNTAPELTAYILEKVYQKPYEELVTEFVLKPNKMNQTKFTLNDNDRLRLVKGYNDKNELMPNFNRTLWGGISGLHSTTPDLIKYMKLQLDELNLVVNESHKKLYKEGSDFWEGYHWYILENGNELIYRHHGGIYGMQNWFVIYPKQNMGISILTNTSFNETGQILEKVVNQLHDDISK from the coding sequence ATGACAATAAAATATGTAATACCATTCTTGATTTTTGCCTTAATTGGGTGTAAAAGCAAACAACAAAACAATAAACAAAATATTGAAAATACGATTACAAAAAATGCTCTTCAGTTATTAGAAGACAAAAGATTTCATTCTGTTTCAGTGGCAGTGTTTAAAGATGGGAAATCCACAATAAAACATTTTGGAGAATTATCTATTGGAAAAGGAAATAAACCAAACGATTCTACACTTTATGAATTAGCTTCTGTAACTAAAACTTTTACAGGTTATGTAGCCGCTAAAGCTGTACTTGATAAAAAAATAAATTTAGATGATGATATCAGAATCTATCTTGACGAACCTTATCCAAATTTAGAATTTAAAGGTGAGCCTATAAGGATTAAACATCTTCTCACGCATACAAGCGGGTTTCCTAATTTTCCCATAAAAAGTGAAAATAAAACGGCTTTTTTTGAGGGATTGAAACTAATCAAAATTGAAACTATACCGGGAGAAACATACTCCTATTCAAACACCGCTCCGGAGTTAACAGCATATATACTTGAAAAAGTGTATCAAAAACCTTACGAAGAATTGGTAACTGAATTTGTTTTGAAACCGAATAAAATGAATCAAACCAAATTTACATTAAATGATAATGACAGACTAAGATTGGTAAAAGGTTACAACGATAAAAACGAGTTGATGCCAAACTTCAATAGAACTTTATGGGGAGGAATCTCAGGTTTGCATTCTACTACTCCAGATTTAATAAAATATATGAAATTACAACTTGACGAGTTAAATCTTGTTGTAAATGAATCTCATAAAAAATTATATAAAGAAGGTTCTGATTTTTGGGAAGGTTATCATTGGTACATATTAGAAAATGGTAATGAATTAATTTACAGACATCACGGAGGTATTTACGGAATGCAGAATTGGTTTGTGATTTATCCTAAACAAAATATGGGGATATCTATATTGACAAATACCAGCTTTAATGAAACAGGACAAATTTTGGAAAAAGTAGTTAATCAATTACATGACGATATAAGTAAATAG
- a CDS encoding Crp/Fnr family transcriptional regulator, with amino-acid sequence MIEQNQFYENIKKYIDLSETEFAKLNSFYHIEEIQKNQMILSEGEICDFEGYLLEGCFKIFYNEDNIKEHILYFAVEDWWVLDIGSFVSGTPSKLNIQALEDSKVIMISKEQKEKLYQEMPQTERLFRLMNQKALESIQLRMISMLNKTADKRYLEFKSKYPTLEQRIPQHQIAAYLGISHEFLSKIRRKIL; translated from the coding sequence ATGATAGAACAAAACCAATTTTACGAAAACATAAAAAAGTATATTGATCTTTCTGAAACTGAGTTTGCAAAACTGAATTCATTTTATCATATTGAAGAAATTCAAAAAAATCAAATGATACTTTCTGAGGGAGAAATTTGTGATTTCGAAGGATATTTATTAGAAGGTTGTTTTAAAATTTTCTATAATGAAGACAATATCAAAGAGCATATTTTATACTTTGCAGTAGAAGATTGGTGGGTTTTGGATATTGGAAGTTTTGTTTCCGGAACACCTTCAAAACTAAACATTCAGGCTCTGGAAGATTCCAAAGTAATCATGATTAGCAAAGAGCAAAAAGAAAAATTATATCAGGAAATGCCTCAAACCGAAAGACTTTTCCGTTTGATGAATCAAAAAGCGTTAGAGTCAATTCAATTGCGTATGATTAGTATGCTCAATAAAACCGCAGACAAACGTTATCTCGAATTTAAAAGCAAATACCCAACGCTTGAACAAAGAATTCCTCAACATCAAATTGCGGCATATTTGGGGATTTCTCATGAATTTTTAAGTAAAATCAGGAGAAAAATATTGTGA
- a CDS encoding cysteine hydrolase family protein — MKKLASLLLIIATTIACNKKNDSSIQNSIKNTKEMESSKKEKTALIIIDIQNDYFPGGTMELVEPEKAALKAKEVLSYFRENKMPVIHIQHIALQEGATFFLPNTKGAEINKIVAPLANEKVITKNYPNSFRDTQLLEYLHENNITDLVFAGMMTDVCIDATVRASMDNGFNNTLISDAVATRDRELNGKVVPAGQINTAFLAGLNALGGLYATVLSSDEFLSKNK; from the coding sequence ATGAAAAAATTAGCTTCACTATTGCTCATAATTGCTACAACGATAGCATGCAATAAAAAAAATGATTCATCAATTCAAAACAGTATTAAAAACACAAAAGAAATGGAAAGTTCAAAAAAAGAAAAAACAGCATTAATTATTATTGATATTCAAAATGATTATTTCCCAGGCGGAACTATGGAACTTGTTGAACCTGAAAAAGCAGCACTAAAAGCAAAAGAGGTTTTATCGTATTTTAGAGAAAACAAAATGCCGGTAATACATATACAGCATATTGCATTGCAAGAAGGTGCTACGTTTTTTCTGCCAAACACAAAAGGTGCCGAAATTAATAAAATTGTTGCTCCTCTTGCTAACGAAAAGGTAATTACAAAAAACTATCCTAATAGCTTTAGAGATACTCAATTATTAGAATATCTACACGAAAATAATATTACCGATCTAGTTTTTGCCGGTATGATGACAGATGTTTGTATCGATGCAACTGTAAGAGCTTCGATGGATAACGGTTTTAATAACACTTTGATTAGCGATGCTGTTGCGACAAGAGATCGTGAACTAAACGGAAAAGTAGTTCCGGCAGGCCAAATTAATACTGCTTTTCTAGCCGGATTAAATGCTCTTGGTGGTTTGTACGCTACAGTTTTATCAAGCGATGAATTTCTATCAAAAAATAAATAA
- a CDS encoding site-specific recombinase: MSLGLAFRSRNIPLSELRQVAKAIFRYFRSKPLQFFFPPKNSPASE; the protein is encoded by the coding sequence TTGTCGTTGGGACTTGCATTTCGTTCGCGTAATATTCCACTTTCAGAATTAAGACAAGTGGCAAAAGCGATTTTTAGATATTTTAGAAGTAAACCTTTGCAATTCTTTTTTCCACCAAAAAATAGTCCTGCATCAGAATAA
- a CDS encoding IS3 family transposase — protein sequence MKKGRSHLFQERWEIYQFIVSYKHLYPIEKMCSVLKVSRSSYYRWFSGGPSNRFIENSLFTDLIKEVFDLSSQTYGSPRIAEQLKRKGYKISKRKVAKLMLLNGWRSKLKRRFKVTTDSNHRYPVCSNHLNRNFTPKSLNEVWVSDITYIRTAAGWLYLTTIIDLYDRQVIGWSLSTRMYTDQTIIPAWKMAVSKREITESLLFHSDRGIQYASIEFRKLINKNTLITQSMSRKANCWDNAVAESFFKTLKAELIYQHKFTTIEEAKLAVFEYIEVWYNRKRLHSSLGYKTPKEMELEFYKIESVA from the coding sequence ATTAAAAAAGGCCGTTCACATCTTTTCCAAGAGCGATGGGAAATCTACCAATTTATAGTCAGCTATAAACATTTATATCCTATTGAAAAGATGTGCAGCGTTTTAAAAGTAAGCCGAAGTAGTTATTATAGATGGTTCAGTGGCGGTCCTTCTAATAGATTTATAGAAAATAGTCTATTTACAGATTTAATAAAAGAAGTTTTTGATCTAAGCAGTCAAACTTACGGAAGTCCCAGAATAGCGGAACAGCTAAAAAGAAAAGGATATAAAATATCCAAAAGGAAAGTTGCTAAATTGATGCTTCTTAATGGCTGGAGAAGTAAACTTAAAAGACGCTTTAAAGTAACCACAGATTCTAATCATCGATATCCAGTGTGCAGTAATCATCTCAATAGAAATTTTACACCAAAATCACTTAATGAGGTTTGGGTGTCTGATATAACCTATATAAGAACAGCTGCCGGCTGGTTATATCTTACTACTATTATTGATTTATATGACAGGCAGGTTATAGGATGGTCATTAAGCACACGAATGTATACCGATCAAACGATTATTCCAGCTTGGAAAATGGCAGTATCAAAAAGAGAAATAACAGAATCTTTACTTTTTCATTCAGATAGAGGAATACAATATGCTTCGATAGAATTCAGAAAATTGATTAATAAAAATACTTTAATCACTCAAAGTATGAGTAGAAAAGCTAATTGTTGGGATAATGCTGTAGCTGAAAGTTTTTTCAAGACCCTTAAAGCAGAACTTATCTATCAGCATAAATTCACAACCATTGAAGAAGCTAAATTAGCAGTCTTTGAATATATAGAAGTATGGTATAATAGAAAACGTCTGCATTCTTCTTTGGGATATAAAACACCTAAAGAAATGGAACTAGAATTTTATAAAATAGAAAGTGTAGCATAG
- a CDS encoding transposase produces the protein MKKRVYSAEFKSSAVRLSYERENIKELADELGVQVERIYKWRSSQKTFTNLQPIISKKTEIDSLEVKQLRKALKEKELELEILKKAVHIFSKSDGKSTNL, from the coding sequence ATGAAAAAACGAGTTTACAGTGCTGAGTTTAAATCATCAGCAGTACGATTAAGTTACGAGCGAGAAAACATCAAAGAATTAGCAGATGAACTAGGCGTCCAGGTAGAGCGTATTTATAAATGGAGGTCTTCTCAAAAAACATTTACTAATCTACAACCAATTATTTCTAAAAAGACAGAGATAGATTCTTTAGAAGTAAAACAATTACGAAAAGCCCTTAAAGAAAAAGAATTAGAGCTTGAGATATTAAAAAAGGCCGTTCACATCTTTTCCAAGAGCGATGGGAAATCTACCAATTTATAG
- a CDS encoding efflux RND transporter permease subunit codes for MLKKIIDRPVTATVISLILVILGFLALEKLPMETFPEIAPPSVVVTARYPGASAEAVARSVATPLEQVINGVENMIYMTSSSSNDGTLTITVYFKLGTNPDQAAINVQNRVSQATNQLPQEVVKTGINTSKQNNSMIMIIDLESTNPNYDSAFLNNYDLINIVPGIQRIQGVGKAQVFGSKDYAMRVWLNPGKLASYQMTAQEVMKAIDHQNIEAAPGKFGEGSATAFEYTIKYKGKLNKEPDYEDIVIRANPDGSVLRLKDVAKIELGSLDHVYASAQTLDGHPGIGVAIFQTPGSNANDIQIEILKFMEEAKKSFPKGISYRTTYSTKRFLDASINQVEHTLVEAFILVFIVVFIFLQDFRSTLIPAISVPVAIIGTFFFMGVFGITINLLTLFALVLAIGVVVDDAIVVVEAVHHKLEHHSTDAKKATISAMGEITGAILSITLVMSAVFLPIGLIEGPVGVFYRQFAFTLAIAIVISAVNALTLSPALCAVLLKNKHAELYEDKHKKGLQRFYELFNTGFHAATKRYTNAVLFLIKRKWLALGGLVLVTILTVVLARNTPQAFIPTEDQSFVMTALSMPPGTSLERTKTVTTQASKKLSKFEGVYFNAMVNGSNLLANTVSPSYAASYTILKQPEVELLHLLGHKF; via the coding sequence ATGTTAAAGAAAATAATCGACAGACCCGTCACGGCTACTGTCATCTCACTTATATTGGTAATTTTAGGCTTTTTGGCTCTGGAAAAATTACCTATGGAAACCTTTCCGGAAATTGCACCGCCCTCTGTAGTGGTAACCGCACGTTACCCCGGAGCCAGTGCCGAAGCCGTTGCCCGTTCTGTAGCCACGCCGTTAGAACAGGTAATTAACGGAGTAGAAAATATGATCTACATGACATCGTCTTCTTCAAACGATGGTACATTGACGATTACCGTTTATTTTAAACTGGGAACCAATCCGGATCAGGCGGCAATTAACGTACAGAACAGGGTTTCGCAAGCCACAAATCAACTGCCTCAGGAAGTCGTAAAAACGGGTATTAATACTTCCAAACAAAACAACAGTATGATCATGATTATTGATCTCGAAAGCACCAATCCTAATTACGATTCGGCTTTCCTGAACAATTACGATCTTATTAATATTGTTCCGGGAATCCAGCGTATTCAGGGAGTTGGAAAAGCGCAGGTATTTGGAAGTAAGGATTACGCCATGCGTGTCTGGCTGAATCCGGGAAAATTGGCAAGCTATCAAATGACAGCACAGGAAGTCATGAAAGCCATTGACCATCAAAATATTGAAGCAGCTCCGGGTAAATTTGGAGAAGGAAGCGCAACGGCTTTTGAATACACGATTAAATACAAAGGAAAACTGAACAAAGAACCGGATTATGAAGATATTGTAATCAGGGCAAATCCGGATGGTTCTGTGCTGCGTTTAAAAGATGTTGCTAAAATAGAATTAGGATCGTTGGATCATGTTTATGCATCGGCACAAACGCTGGATGGGCATCCGGGAATTGGAGTTGCGATTTTTCAGACTCCGGGTTCGAATGCCAATGATATTCAGATTGAGATTCTGAAATTTATGGAAGAAGCCAAAAAGAGTTTCCCAAAAGGAATTAGTTACAGAACCACTTATAGTACAAAACGCTTTTTGGACGCTTCTATCAATCAGGTTGAACATACCTTGGTTGAAGCTTTTATACTGGTATTTATTGTTGTTTTTATTTTCCTTCAGGATTTTCGTTCTACGCTTATTCCGGCAATATCTGTACCAGTGGCGATTATTGGAACTTTCTTTTTTATGGGAGTCTTTGGCATTACCATTAATTTGCTGACACTTTTTGCCCTCGTTCTGGCTATTGGAGTGGTGGTCGATGATGCGATTGTCGTCGTCGAGGCCGTTCATCATAAATTAGAACACCATTCTACCGATGCTAAAAAAGCGACAATCAGCGCGATGGGCGAAATTACCGGAGCTATTCTATCTATTACTTTGGTAATGTCGGCGGTATTTTTACCTATTGGTTTAATCGAAGGTCCGGTTGGTGTGTTTTACAGACAGTTTGCTTTTACACTTGCTATTGCTATTGTAATTTCAGCAGTAAATGCCTTAACCTTAAGTCCAGCTTTATGTGCTGTTTTACTTAAAAACAAACATGCTGAATTGTATGAAGATAAACATAAAAAAGGCTTACAAAGATTCTATGAACTCTTTAATACTGGTTTTCATGCGGCTACAAAAAGATATACAAATGCTGTTCTTTTTCTAATTAAAAGAAAATGGCTGGCTTTGGGCGGATTGGTTTTGGTTACCATTTTAACGGTAGTATTGGCACGCAACACACCGCAAGCATTTATCCCTACAGAAGATCAGAGTTTTGTAATGACCGCTTTAAGCATGCCTCCGGGAACTTCTTTGGAACGTACCAAAACAGTAACAACGCAGGCAAGTAAAAAGCTGAGTAAATTTGAAGGCGTATATTTTAATGCGATGGTGAACGGTAGTAATTTATTGGCCAACACTGTTTCACCATCCTACGCCGCTTCGTATACCATTTTAAAACAGCCCGAAGTGGAGTTGCTACATTTACTGGGACATAAATTTTAA